In Nocardioides marinus, one DNA window encodes the following:
- a CDS encoding dihydrofolate reductase family protein translates to MTRTHFYTATTLDGYIADEHDSLEWLMSQEHEEGGPLDYATFIAGIGALAMGATTYEWVRAHLESGGAGEPDGGEPGAWPYAQPTWVFTHRDLPVIEGADVRFVQGDVEPVWQEMAAAAGDKDVWIVGGGGLAADFAEAGHLDRLLLSIAPVTLGAGRPLFPRPFDLRLVELAQHGAFACAIYDVVGPRGA, encoded by the coding sequence ATGACGCGCACGCACTTCTACACCGCCACCACCCTCGACGGGTACATCGCCGACGAGCACGACTCGCTGGAGTGGCTGATGTCCCAGGAGCACGAGGAGGGCGGCCCGCTCGACTACGCCACCTTCATCGCGGGCATCGGGGCCCTGGCCATGGGCGCCACGACCTACGAGTGGGTGCGCGCGCACCTGGAGTCCGGTGGGGCGGGGGAGCCCGACGGCGGGGAGCCCGGCGCCTGGCCGTACGCCCAGCCCACCTGGGTCTTCACCCACCGGGACCTGCCGGTCATCGAGGGCGCCGACGTGCGCTTCGTGCAGGGTGACGTCGAGCCGGTGTGGCAGGAGATGGCGGCGGCCGCCGGTGACAAGGACGTCTGGATCGTCGGCGGGGGCGGGCTGGCGGCCGACTTCGCCGAGGCCGGTCACCTCGACCGGCTGCTGCTCTCCATCGCGCCCGTGACCCTGGGGGCGGGTCGGCCGTTGTTCCCGCGACCGTTCGACCTGAGGCTGGTCGAGCTGGCACAGCACGGAGCGTTCGCCTGCGCGATCTACGACGTGGTGGGCCCGCGAGGCGCCTAG
- a CDS encoding MSMEG_1061 family FMN-dependent PPOX-type flavoprotein encodes MSSTLPAPDRTGADWPSVDSVDALVALLGEPTARARDKGRDRLLEVDRDWLAAAPFCVLSTADATGRCDASPKGDPAGMLTHVLDDQTIAIAERPGNRRADGYRNILQNPHVGLLFLIPGRGDTLRVNGRARLVTDAPFFDEMAVRGARPVLAVVVEVEEVFFHCAKAFLRSGLWQPETWEPEAVVPRRAVIASTVEGAGPVEELDRYYGPSYAEGLY; translated from the coding sequence GTGAGCAGCACCCTCCCCGCCCCTGACCGCACCGGCGCCGACTGGCCGAGCGTGGACTCCGTCGACGCGCTCGTCGCGCTGCTGGGCGAGCCGACCGCACGTGCCCGCGACAAGGGTCGCGACCGGCTGCTGGAGGTGGACCGGGACTGGCTGGCGGCGGCGCCGTTCTGCGTGCTCTCGACCGCCGACGCGACCGGTCGCTGCGACGCCTCACCGAAGGGCGATCCCGCCGGGATGCTGACCCACGTGCTCGACGACCAGACGATCGCGATCGCCGAACGGCCGGGCAACCGGCGGGCCGACGGGTACCGCAACATCCTGCAGAACCCCCACGTCGGGCTGCTGTTCCTCATCCCGGGCCGGGGCGACACGCTGCGGGTGAACGGGCGCGCCCGACTGGTCACCGACGCCCCCTTCTTCGACGAGATGGCCGTGCGCGGCGCCCGGCCGGTGCTGGCCGTCGTCGTGGAGGTGGAGGAGGTCTTCTTCCACTGCGCGAAGGCGTTCCTGCGCTCGGGGCTGTGGCAGCCGGAGACCTGGGAGCCGGAGGCGGTCGTGCCGCGCCGCGCCGTCATCGCCTCGACGGTCGAGGGTGCCGGCCCGGTGGAGGAGCTCGACCGCTACTACGGGCCGTCCTACGCGGAGGGGCTCTACTGA
- the ggt gene encoding gamma-glutamyltransferase produces MRILRRAPLALVPALAALALAPVAPQAVADPTTPAPVTEPAPRAVTRLATDEGTGGAVTSVDPEATRIGLKVLESGGNAVDAAVATAAALGVTEPFSAGIGGGGYLMRLDGRTGKVLTIDGRESAPSRSPKRTMFLDPATGDPYPFYPDLVTSGLAVGTPGTVATWEEALERWGSRSMRTLLRPAAELARDGFEVDRTFAEQVEANADRFAQIGSTAALFLPDGQTPAVGSTFRNPGLAKTYDQIGRQGAKAFYRGRIARNIVRTVKAPPVLDGDLPVPPGHLREKDLKTYDVRVRKPLTLDYRGFEVHGMGSSSSGGSTVGQALAILERMPLSSWTDERVQHAVLEASALAFADRAAYVGDRDFVKVPDEALLDPEYADERLCAVSMAQATPKPLDAGDVRRYDGRCEPGAEREGTSVEAEDHENTETTHLVVTDRWGTVVSYTLTIEQTGGAGIVVPGRGFLLNNELTDFSLTWKRRDPNRVEPGKRPRSSMAPTIVTEKGKPLVALGSPGGSTIITTVLGLLVDFIDRGQTLEDAVAAPRATQRNTVWVDAEPAWLEAWGGDLEPFGHLLRETTLPGGEIGAATGIEFLRGKQVIAVAEPVRRGGGDARVVDRR; encoded by the coding sequence ATGCGCATCCTGCGTCGCGCCCCGCTGGCCCTCGTCCCCGCTCTCGCCGCGCTGGCCCTGGCGCCCGTGGCCCCCCAGGCGGTGGCCGACCCGACCACACCGGCTCCGGTCACCGAGCCGGCCCCGCGGGCCGTGACCAGGCTCGCGACCGACGAGGGCACCGGCGGTGCCGTGACCTCGGTCGACCCCGAGGCCACCCGGATCGGGCTGAAGGTCCTGGAGAGCGGGGGCAACGCCGTCGACGCAGCCGTCGCCACCGCCGCCGCCCTGGGCGTCACCGAGCCGTTCAGCGCCGGCATCGGCGGGGGCGGCTACCTCATGCGGCTCGACGGCAGGACCGGCAAGGTCCTGACCATCGACGGTCGCGAGTCGGCGCCGTCGAGGTCGCCCAAGCGCACCATGTTCCTCGACCCGGCCACCGGCGACCCCTACCCCTTCTACCCCGACCTGGTCACCAGCGGCCTGGCCGTGGGCACCCCCGGCACCGTGGCCACCTGGGAGGAGGCGCTGGAGCGCTGGGGGAGCCGGTCGATGCGGACCCTGCTGCGCCCGGCCGCCGAGCTGGCCCGCGACGGCTTCGAGGTCGATCGGACCTTCGCCGAGCAGGTCGAGGCCAACGCCGACCGGTTCGCCCAGATCGGCTCCACCGCCGCGCTCTTCCTGCCCGACGGCCAGACGCCGGCCGTGGGCTCCACCTTCCGCAACCCCGGCCTGGCGAAGACCTACGACCAGATCGGCCGGCAGGGGGCGAAGGCGTTCTACCGCGGCCGGATCGCCCGCAACATCGTCCGGACCGTCAAGGCGCCGCCGGTGCTCGACGGCGACCTGCCGGTGCCGCCGGGCCACCTGCGCGAGAAGGACCTCAAGACCTACGACGTCCGGGTGCGCAAGCCGCTGACCCTGGACTACCGCGGCTTCGAGGTGCACGGCATGGGCTCCTCCTCCAGCGGGGGCAGCACCGTCGGCCAGGCGCTGGCCATCCTCGAGCGGATGCCGCTGTCGAGCTGGACCGACGAGCGGGTCCAGCACGCCGTCCTCGAGGCGAGCGCGCTCGCCTTCGCCGACCGGGCCGCCTACGTCGGCGACCGCGACTTCGTGAAGGTCCCCGACGAGGCGCTGCTGGACCCGGAGTACGCCGACGAGCGGCTCTGCGCGGTGTCGATGGCCCAGGCCACGCCCAAGCCGCTCGACGCCGGCGACGTGCGCCGCTATGACGGCCGGTGCGAGCCGGGCGCCGAGCGCGAGGGCACCTCGGTCGAGGCCGAGGACCACGAGAACACCGAGACCACGCACCTGGTCGTCACCGACCGCTGGGGCACCGTCGTGTCCTACACGCTGACCATCGAGCAGACCGGTGGCGCCGGCATCGTGGTGCCCGGTCGCGGCTTCCTGCTCAACAACGAGCTCACCGACTTCAGCCTCACCTGGAAGCGCCGCGACCCCAACCGCGTCGAGCCCGGCAAGCGCCCGCGCAGCTCGATGGCGCCCACCATCGTCACCGAGAAGGGCAAGCCGCTGGTGGCGCTGGGCTCGCCCGGTGGCTCCACCATCATCACCACGGTGCTCGGGCTGCTGGTCGACTTCATCGACCGCGGCCAGACGCTCGAGGACGCCGTCGCCGCCCCGCGCGCCACCCAGCGCAACACGGTGTGGGTCGACGCCGAGCCGGCCTGGCTCGAGGCGTGGGGCGGTGACCTGGAGCCCTTCGGGCACCTGCTGCGGGAGACCACGCTGCCCGGCGGGGAGATCGGCGCTGCCACCGGCATCGAGTTCCTGCGCGGCAAGCAGGTGATCGCCGTCGCCGAGCCGGTACGCCGCGGGGGCGGTGACGCGCGGGTCGTCGACCGACGCTGA
- a CDS encoding NUDIX domain-containing protein, with amino-acid sequence MTGIEDRFVVVPAAYVLLLRGEGPGTEVLLQLRQGVDFMDGHWASGAAGHVERGETAYDAARREAREELGIGGLELEFLTTMQRTAGGEPIDERVDFFFSSRSWTGEPRVTEPEKSGGIRWVRLDDLDSLPGPVVPHERVVLDGLRTGSLGAYSTHGFD; translated from the coding sequence GTGACCGGCATCGAGGACAGGTTCGTCGTCGTGCCGGCCGCCTACGTGCTGCTGCTACGAGGTGAGGGGCCCGGGACCGAGGTCCTGCTCCAGCTCCGGCAGGGGGTCGACTTCATGGACGGCCACTGGGCCTCCGGCGCAGCCGGGCACGTGGAACGTGGCGAGACGGCGTACGACGCGGCGAGGCGGGAGGCGCGCGAGGAGCTCGGCATCGGGGGGCTGGAGCTGGAGTTCCTCACCACGATGCAGCGCACCGCCGGCGGCGAGCCGATCGACGAGCGCGTCGACTTCTTCTTCAGCTCGCGCAGCTGGACCGGCGAACCGCGGGTGACCGAGCCGGAGAAGTCCGGCGGCATCCGCTGGGTGCGCCTGGACGACCTCGACTCGCTGCCCGGACCGGTGGTTCCCCACGAGCGGGTGGTGCTGGACGGCCTCAGGACGGGCAGCCTGGGGGCGTACTCGACGCACGGCTTCGACTGA
- a CDS encoding antitoxin: protein MGFLDKAKKQLSDAVDQHGDKIGDGLDKVAAEADKRTGGKHTDKIEKGVAKAKDGLDKLDGRNDDIPDDK, encoded by the coding sequence ATGGGCTTCCTGGACAAGGCGAAGAAGCAGCTGAGCGACGCGGTCGACCAGCACGGCGACAAGATCGGCGACGGCCTCGACAAGGTCGCCGCCGAGGCCGACAAGCGCACCGGCGGCAAGCACACCGACAAGATCGAGAAGGGCGTCGCCAAGGCCAAGGACGGCCTCGACAAGCTCGACGGCCGCAACGACGACATCCCGGACGACAAGTGA
- the dapF gene encoding diaminopimelate epimerase translates to MYPFLKGHGTENDFVLLPDHDGTVHGGLSPEAWSARVRAVCDRRAGIGGDGVLRVVRGEDGHWFMDYWNADGSVSEMCGNGIRVFARHLVAEGLVPGDEPIPVQTRDGLKTIVVDGEDITVDMGEPQVLGQTAVSIGRSTWAATHVDMGNPHAVAFVESLDPTGPVGSLLTSPEFDPAVYPHGVNVELVVPLAPGHVAMRVHERGSGETRSCGTGACAVAVAAALRDGVGRDGTGLGSAYTVDLPGGTLRIEWTEAGRILMTGPGVIVARGETGL, encoded by the coding sequence ATGTACCCCTTCCTCAAGGGGCACGGCACCGAGAACGACTTCGTGCTGCTGCCCGACCACGACGGCACCGTCCACGGTGGCCTGTCGCCCGAGGCCTGGTCGGCGCGGGTGCGCGCGGTGTGCGATCGGCGCGCCGGCATCGGGGGCGACGGTGTGCTGCGGGTGGTGCGCGGCGAGGACGGCCACTGGTTCATGGACTACTGGAACGCCGACGGGTCGGTCTCGGAGATGTGCGGCAACGGCATCCGGGTCTTCGCGCGGCACCTGGTCGCCGAGGGACTGGTCCCCGGCGACGAGCCGATCCCCGTCCAGACCCGCGACGGTCTGAAGACGATCGTCGTGGACGGCGAGGACATCACCGTCGACATGGGTGAGCCGCAGGTGCTGGGGCAGACCGCGGTGTCGATCGGTCGCTCGACCTGGGCGGCCACGCACGTCGACATGGGCAACCCCCACGCGGTGGCCTTCGTGGAGTCCCTCGACCCGACCGGGCCGGTGGGCTCGTTGCTGACCTCGCCGGAGTTCGACCCCGCGGTGTACCCGCACGGGGTCAACGTCGAGCTCGTCGTGCCGCTGGCGCCCGGGCACGTCGCCATGCGGGTGCACGAGCGGGGCTCCGGGGAGACCCGCTCCTGCGGCACCGGCGCCTGCGCGGTCGCGGTCGCCGCCGCCCTGCGCGACGGGGTCGGCCGGGACGGGACCGGTCTGGGCTCGGCGTACACCGTCGACCTGCCCGGCGGCACCCTGCGCATCGAGTGGACCGAGGCCGGACGGATCCTCATGACCGGCCCGGGCGTGATCGTGGCGCGCGGGGAGACCGGTCTGTAG
- the miaA gene encoding tRNA (adenosine(37)-N6)-dimethylallyltransferase MiaA, whose amino-acid sequence MSPLPPVVAVVGATAAGKTGLSLDLAEALGGEVVNTDAMQLYRGMDVGTAKLPPHERRGIPHHLLDTLEVTEPATVAEFQGQARAVITELRGRGVTPVLVGGSALYTRAVLDEFEFPGTDPAVRARLEAELAEVGSATMHARLAEVDPESASRILVENGRRVVRALEVVEITGRPFSATLPRLEYVDPRTVQVGVDIDRPTLDTRIEQRVGEMFAAGFVTEVERLLARGLAQGRTASRAIGYPEVAAHLAGELSLDEARERTVVATRRFARRQDAWFRKDPRIHWVRFDDPDRVAGALSAVSAVMEP is encoded by the coding sequence ATGAGCCCTCTCCCTCCGGTGGTCGCGGTGGTCGGGGCCACCGCCGCCGGCAAGACCGGGCTCTCCCTGGACCTCGCCGAGGCACTCGGTGGGGAGGTGGTGAACACCGATGCGATGCAGCTGTACCGGGGCATGGACGTCGGGACCGCCAAGTTGCCGCCCCACGAGCGCCGCGGCATCCCGCACCACCTGCTGGACACCCTGGAGGTGACCGAGCCGGCGACGGTGGCGGAGTTCCAGGGGCAGGCGCGTGCAGTGATCACCGAGCTCCGCGGCCGTGGCGTCACGCCGGTGCTGGTGGGCGGCTCGGCGCTCTACACGCGAGCGGTGCTCGACGAGTTCGAGTTCCCCGGCACCGACCCGGCGGTGCGGGCGCGGCTCGAGGCGGAGCTCGCGGAGGTGGGGTCCGCAACGATGCACGCCCGGCTCGCCGAGGTCGACCCCGAGTCGGCCTCGCGCATCCTGGTCGAGAACGGCCGCCGCGTCGTCCGGGCCCTGGAGGTCGTCGAGATCACCGGCCGACCGTTCAGCGCCACGCTGCCCCGCCTGGAGTACGTCGACCCGCGCACCGTCCAGGTGGGCGTCGACATCGACCGGCCCACCCTGGACACGCGGATCGAGCAGCGGGTCGGGGAGATGTTCGCGGCCGGCTTCGTGACGGAGGTGGAGCGGCTTCTGGCGCGCGGGCTCGCGCAGGGGCGTACCGCCTCCCGGGCCATCGGCTACCCCGAGGTCGCCGCCCACCTGGCCGGCGAGCTGTCGCTGGACGAGGCGCGCGAGCGCACGGTGGTCGCCACCCGCCGCTTCGCGCGTCGCCAGGACGCGTGGTTCCGCAAGGACCCGCGCATCCACTGGGTGCGCTTCGACGACCCCGACCGGGTCGCTGGCGCACTGTCGGCGGTCTCCGCTGTCATGGAGCCATGA